In the Loxodonta africana isolate mLoxAfr1 chromosome 1, mLoxAfr1.hap2, whole genome shotgun sequence genome, one interval contains:
- the GPR31 gene encoding 12-(S)-hydroxy-5,8,10,14-eicosatetraenoic acid receptor: protein MTPSNCSVHSDVMEILVTTLLMLEFGLGLLANAIALWTFFFRLKVWKPYVVYLFNLVMADLLLTICLPFHITFYLRHKKWSSGRTSCQALLFLLSLSRGVGVAFLTAVALDRYFRVVHPRLKVNLLSPRWARAISGCVWLLMMALTHQSLFVPKAARNTTECRSFYPREDFSFGVIWKESLFLLQFVLPFGLILFCNAAIIRTLRKRIRDPEKQPKLQRAKALVTVVVVLFGLCFLPSFLARILMDVFRRSDSCRMRRVVEHTSDVASSLTYLNSVLNPMVYCFSNPTFRYSYRKVFNTLRGRGQEAEPRVADLKDSYS, encoded by the coding sequence ATGACTCCCTCAAACTGCTCCGTCCACAGCGACGTGATGGAAATATTGGTGACCACCCTGCTGATGCTGGAGTTCGGGCTGGGTCTGCTGGCCAACGCCATTGCCCTATGGACCTTCTTCTTCCGCCTCAAGGTGTGGAAGCCTTATGTAGTCTACCTATTCAACCTGGTCATGGCCGACCTCCTGCTGACCATCTGCCTGCCCTTCCACATCACCTTCTACCTGAGACACAAGAAGTGGAGCTCTGGACGCACGTCCTGCCAAGCCCTGCTCTTCCTGCTGTCCCTCAGCCGTGGGGTAGGAGTCGCCTTCCTGACCGCTGTGGCCTTGGATCGCTACTTCCGAGTGGTCCACCCTCGGCTTAAGGTCAACCTCCTCTCACCTCGGTGGGCCCGGGCCATTTCAGGCTGTGTCTGGCTTCTCATGATGGCCCTCACCCACCAAAGCCTATTTGTCCCCAAGGCTGCAAGGAACACGACAGAATGCCGCAGCTTCTACCCCAGGGAGGACTTCTCCTTTGGTGTCATCTGGAAGGAGTCTCTCTTCCTCCTCCAGTTTGTCCTGCCCTTCGGCCTCATCTTGTTCTGCAATGCTGCCATCATCAGGACGCTCCGGAAGAGGATCCGAGACCCAGAGAAGCAGCCAAAGCTGCAGAGAGCCAAGGCCTTGGTCACCGTGGTGGTGGTGCTGTTCGGGCTCTGCTTTTTGCCCAGCTTCCTGGCTAGGATCTTGATGGACGTCTTCCGGAGGTCAGACAGCTGCAGGATGCGGAGGGTGGTGGAGCACACCTCAGACGTGGCCAGCAGCCTCACCTACCTCAACAGCGTCCTCAACCCCATGGTCTACTGCTTCTCCAACCCAACTTTCCGTTACTCCTACAGAAAAGTCTTCAACACTCTCCGGGGCAGAGGGCAAGAAGCAGAGCCTCGGGTTGCTGACCTCAAAGACTCGTACTCCTGA